One Malassezia restricta chromosome III, complete sequence DNA segment encodes these proteins:
- a CDS encoding superoxide dismutase, Fe-Mn family, whose translation MVEATLPPLPYEYNALEPFISAEIMTLHHSKHHQTYINNLNAASKASVEAEKNGDLQKVLELQSAIKFNGGSHMNHSLFWKIMAPPSQGGGKLEDGQLKQAIEKEFGDIETFKNKFNSASAAIQGSGWCWLGLSKTGNLDIVTTKDQDPLLSHHAIIGSDIWEHSWYLQYRNDKATYFKQWWNVVNWKEAENRYNEAKKASL comes from the exons ATGG TTGAAGCAACTCTCCCTCCTCTTCCTTACGAGTACAACGCTCTCGAGCCTTTCATTTCGGCTGAGATCATGACGCTTCACCACTCGAAGCACCACCAGACGTACATCAACAACCTCAACGCCGCCAGCAAAGCCTCCGTTGAGGCTGAGAAGAATGGCGATCTTCAAAAGGTGCTCGAGCTTCAGAGTGCGATCAAGTTCAATGGCGGTAGCCACATGAACCACTCGCTCTTTTGGAAGATTATGGCTCCCCCGAGCCAGGGCGGTGGTAAGCTGGAGGATGGTCAGCTCAAGCAGGCCATCGAAAAGGAGTTCGGCGACATTGAAACGTTCAAGAACAAGTTCAACAGTGCCTCAGCTGCGATTCAGGGCTCGGGTTGGTGCTGGCTCGGTCTTAGCAAGACGGGCAACCTTGATATCGTAACGACCAAGGACCAGGACCCTCTTTTGTCGCACCACGCGATCATTGGCAGTGACATTTGGGAGCACTCGTGGTACCTCCAGTACAGGAACGACAAGGCCACCTACTTTAAGCAGTGGTGGAACGTTGTCAACTGGAAGGAGGCCGAGAACCGCTACAATGAAGCCAAGAAGGCCTCGCTCTAA
- a CDS encoding zinc finger protein (RING finger), whose amino-acid sequence MRTGTRDGSRKRPKVVVESDDDTQALDHEPSHAHVAMAQIEQGLLCGICIELYDRPCVLSPCGHVFCAGCLVTWFSVAQEVNEDPYDERRQGLIRRKKMCPSCRAQINTPPVELWALKDVLAAIRNYKGVSISNTSEIKQSLWDGLFNPTTFYHVIRDQDDGVLRCGICSSEILDGQCTGNDCGIVYENLSDEEQALHADNVHAESEDVSADEEEDAGSLNDFVVDDNDDVGQEIESASDDSSIVAVSPKRSEQDMSSSSEQEDDDTLPDPSYVRRKRLEALLQARSRRRHPSGPASPPTDSESQDYTDEHDTDDHGGHMIYDEAEEASSDVASV is encoded by the exons ATGCGCACTGGCACCAGGGATGGATCGCGAAAGCGACCCAAGGTTGTGGTGGAGAGCGACGATGATACCCAAGCACTAGATCACGAACCAAGCCACGCGCACGTCGCAATGGCACAAATTGAGCAGGGTCTCTTGTGCGGCATATGCATCGAGTTATATGACCGACCATGCGT TCTATCACCGTGCGGGCATGTGTTTTGCGCTGGATGCCTGGTCACATGGTTCTCTGTTGCTCAGGAAGTGAATGAGGATCCATATGATGAACGTCGACAGGGTCTTATTCGCCGCAAGAAAATGTGCCCAAGCTGTCGGGCTCAAATCAATACTCCACCAGTGGAGCTCTGGGCTCTAAAGGATGTTCTTGCTGCTATACGTAACTACAAGGGCGTGTCTATATCAAACACTAGTGAAATTAAGCAATCATTGTGGGATGGTTTGTTCAATCCAACAACGTTCTACCATGTAATACGCGATCAAGATGACGGCGTACTGCGCTGCGGCATTTGCTCAAGTGAAATTCTTGATGGCCAGTGTACAGGAAATGATTGCGGCATTGTCTATGAAAATTTATCCGATGAAGAGCAAGCCTTACATGCAGACAACGTGCATGCAGAATCTGAAGACGTGTCTGCtgatgaggaagaagacgcaGGATCGTTAAATGACTTCGTGGTGGATGACAATGACGATGTGGGGCAAGAGATTGAGTCAGCCTCGGACGACTCGAGTATCGTGGCTGTATCACCGAAGCGTTCTGAGCAAGACATGTCTTCGTCCTCGGAGCAAGAAGATGATGATACGCTTCCAGATCCTTCCTACGTACGCCGcaagcgtctcgaggcTCTATTACAGGCGCGCTCCCGTCGGCGTCATCCCTCAGGGCCGGCATCGCCTCCTACAGATTCTGAATCGCAAGACTATACCGATGAACACGATACCGACGACCATGGCGGTCACATGATTtacgacgaggcggaggaagcgtcgagcgacgtggCTTCCGTGTAG
- a CDS encoding ATP-dependent RNA helicase UAP56/SUB2: MENEDLIDYEEEVSVPTSGAAQTDAGASAGAPAASGADEGNKKGSYVGIHSTGFRDFLLKPELLRAISDLGFEHPSEVQQECIPQSILGMDVVCQAKSGMGKTAVFVLASLQQLEPVDGEVSVIVLCHTRELAYQIRNEYARFTKYMPEVRTAVVYGGTPIKEDQAMLADKTKCPHILVGTPGRMTGLVRDKSLKASEVKHFVIDECDKILDNLEMRRDVQEIFRATPHHKQVMMFSATLAKEIRPTCKKFMQNPLEIYVDDETKLTLHGLRQYYVRLEEAAKNRKLNDLLDTLEFNQVIIFVKSISRANQLDQLLRECNFPSICIHGALAQDERIKRYQQFKNFEKRILVATDIFGRGIDVERVNVSISYDTPSDADSYLHRVGRAGRFGTKGLAITFVSSDEDAEVLKQIQSRFEVAVPELPDSIEASTYMNA, encoded by the coding sequence ATGGAGAACGAAGATCTTATTGATTACGAGGAAGAAGTGTCAGTGCCTACCTCAGGCGCCGCTCAGACAGATGCTGGTGCATCAGCCGGTGCTCCCGCCGCCAGTGGTGCTGATGAAGGCAACAAGAAGGGAAGCTATGTGGGTATTCACTCAACCGGCTTCCGTGACTTCTTGTTGAAGCCCGAGCTTTTGCGTGCGATCAGTGATCTTGGTTTCGAGCACCCATCGGAAGTCCAGCAGGAGTGCATTCCTCAGTCGATCCTGGGTATGGATGTGGTGTGCCAGGCCAAGTCGGGTATGGGTAAGACGGCTGTGTTTGTActggcgtcgctgcagcagctcgagcctGTGGACGGTGAAGTCTCCGTTATTGTGCTGTGCCACACGCGTGAGCTGGCCTACCAAATCAGAAATGAGTATGCTCGTTTCACGAAATACATGCCCGaggtgcgcacggccgtgGTCTATGGTGGCACACCGATCAAGGAGGATCAGGCCATGCTGGCTGACAAGACCAAGTGCCCCCATATTCTGGTGGGTACACCGGGTCGTATGACTGGTCTGGTGCGTGACAAATCGCTCAAGGCCAGCGAAGTGAAGCATTTTGTGATTGACGAGTGTGACAAGATCTTGGACAACCTTGAGATGCGTCGGGACGTGCAAGAGATTTTCCGTGCCACGCCGCACCACAAGCAAGTTATGATGTTCAGTGCGACACTTGCGAAAGAGATTCGCCCAACGTGTAAAAAGTTCATGCAGAACCCTCTGGAAATCTACGTCGATGACGAGACGAAGCTCACGCTGCATGGTCTTCGGCAGTATTATGTGCGCCTTGAAGAGGCCGCCAAAAACCGTAAGCTGAatgacctgctcgacacgctcgaGTTTAACCAGGTGATTATCTTTGTCAAGTCCATTTCGCGCGCCAACCAACTGGaccagctgctgcgtgagTGCAACTTCCCATCCATTTGCATCCACGGTGCCTTGGCTCAAGACGAGCGTATCAAGCGCTACCAGCAATTCAAGAACTTCGAAAAGCGTATTCTGGTGGCCACGGACATCTTTGGACGTGGTATCGACGTGGAGCGTGTGAACGTCTCGATCAGCTATGACACGCCCTCTGATGCCGACTCGTACCTGCACCGCGTGGGTCGGGCTGGCCGTTTCGGTACCAAGGGTCTCGCTATCACATTTGTGTCCAGCGATGAGGATGCCGAAGTGCTCAAGCAGATTCAAAGCCGCTTCGAGGTTGCTGTGCCCGAGCTGCCCGACTCGATCGAGGCCAGCACATACATGAACGCATAG
- a CDS encoding methyltransferase-like protein 13, translating to MSREVDIDDPKNADFQTVEYWDKRYAAEAEDADFDWFRKYRDIQHIFHELVPDRQSRILMLGCGNSTLSKDMYDDGYTHIVNLDYSAVVIDKMQARFPELDWRVMDIRDLDKHADKLGGPASWDVIVDKGTMDALMAENGSVWSPSEQVLNNVAQEVDGVLHLLKSHTGVFLYFTFGQPHFRRPHMQRDAWTIETRELGDMFHYYLYIARKH from the coding sequence ATGTCCAGAGAGGTGGACATTGACGACCCGAAGAATGCGGACTTTCAGACAGTTGAGTACTGGGATAAGCGGTACGCTGCTGAAGCTGAAGACGCCGATTTTGACTGGTTCCGCAAGTACAGGGATATCCAGCACATTTTCCATGAGCTTGTGCCGGATCGACAGAGCCGGATCCTAATGTTAGGATGTGGGAATTCGACGCTAAGTAAGGACATGTACGACGACGGATACACCCATATTGTGAATCTAGATTATAGTGCTGTGGTTATCGACAAGATGCAGGCGCGTTTTCCAGAGCTTGACTGGCGCGTTATGGATATCCGCGACCTTGACAAACATGCCGACAAGCTGGGTGGACCCGCGTCGTGGGACGTAATTGTCGACAAGGGTACAATGGATGCTCTCATGGCCGAAAACGGATCTGTATGGAGCCCAAGTGAGCAGGTTTTGAACAATGTCGCTCAGGAGGTTGACGGCGTACTACATTTACTCAAGTCTCATACGGGTGTATTTCTCTACTTCACGTTTGGCCAGCCACATTTCCGCCGGCCACACATgcagcgcgatgcatgGACGATCGAAACACGCGAATTAGGCGATATGTTTCACTACTATTTGTACATTGCACGCAAGCACTAG
- a CDS encoding pre-mRNA-splicing factor spp2: MSISFSLKHAAKGVKAARLNRARLDEEEEEEENSVRDVPLSGKRKRETSLPAAPKVIPLLSSSDWRQDRKRRNGVVKPENFKPLDGDTTPPANQASSRDDTPPPTSQDPSDAAALQALLSGDAVSTKTAGPKRIITQPSEEDMLHHDVDTRPDEPTLHDYQSMPVEEFGAAMLRGMGWREGMGAGKQRNGPAQAPEVRKRAALLGLGAKERPIPTSVGPRHRSSDPKRFSHHDTRSRHSPMSMRR, from the coding sequence ATGTCGATATCGTTTTCGCTAAAACACGCGGCAAAAGGCGTCAAAGCTGCCAGGTTAAATCGTGCGCGTCTagatgaggaagaagaagaggaagaaaaTTCGGTACGTGATGTGCCTTTAAGCGGGAAACGCAAGCGCGAAACGTCTCTCCCTGCCGCTCCCAAAGTGATTCCTCTTTTATCTTCGTCTGACTGGCGTCAAGATCGAAAGCGCCGTAATGGCGTTGTAAAACCAGAAAACTTCAAGCCATTGGATGGAGAcacgacgccgcctgcgaACCAGGCATCATCGCGTGACGACACACCTCCGCCAACATCGCAAGATCCCTCTGATGCCGCTGCACTCCAGGCACTCTTGTCAGGCGATGCGGTTTCTACGAAAACAGCGGGACCAAAGCGCATCATTACTCAGCCATCCGAAGAAGACATGTTGCACCATGATGTGGACACGCGGCCTGATGAGCCGACGCTGCATGACTACCAAAGTATGCCGGTGGAGGAATTTGGTGCGGCGATGTTGCGAGGTATGGGATGGAGAGAGGGCATGGGAGCTGGCAAGCAGCGAAATGGACCTGCACAGGCTCCCGAAGTCAGGAAACGTGCCGCATTACTGGGGCTAGGCGCGAAGGAGCGTCCCATACCAACATCTGTTGGGCCGCGCCACCGTTCTTCAGATCCGAAGCGCTTTTCGCACCATGATACCCGATCTAGACACAGTCCCATGTCAATGCGGCGCTAG
- a CDS encoding saccharopepsin → MKLGLAVFLALAVAGVHAGVFKSRLSKLPNAGQRTLSSMVSQAEFLGAKYGAAGKQQPFSLIHDAAGDVRIQSTDAGMMSERWHANANAGHNVPLTDFLNAQYFADIEIGSPPQQFKVILDTGSANLWIPSESCTSIACLIHRKYDNALSTTYQANGSDFGIHYGSGSVEGFVSRDNLKISDLEIKGQEFGEATTEPGLAFAFGKFDGILGLAYDTISVNKIVPPFYKMVEQNLLDENLFAFYLGENDSEGGEATFGGVDTDKFEDPIVYAPVRRRGYWEVALNKVGFGDEELELPRTGAAIDTGTSLIAMPSAVAEILNKQIGAKRSWTGQYSLDCSRIPSLPSLTFYLDNKPYTLEGKDYILNIQNTCISSFMGMDLPEPVGPLWIIGDVFLRKFYTVYNLDKNAVGFAKAVHRHH, encoded by the coding sequence ATGAAGTTGGGCCTTGCGGTCTTTTTGGCTCTTGCCGTGGCAGGTGTGCATGCGGGCGTGTTCAAGTCGCGCCTTTCCAAGTTGCCCAATGCGGGACAGCGCACTCTGTCTTCGATGGTTTCGCAGGCCGAATTCCTAGGCGCCAAGTACGGTGCAGCTGGCAAGCAGCAACCCTTTTCGCTGATTCATGATGCGGCCGGAGATGTGCGTATTCAAAGCACAGACGCAGGCATGATGTCAGAAAGATGGCACGCCAATGCTAATGCAGGACATAATGTACCGCTCACGGACTTTTTAAACGCGCAGTACTTTGCTGATATCGAGATTGGTTCGCCACCCCAGCAGTTCAAGGTAATCTTGGACACCGGATCTGCTAATCTGTGGATTCCCTCTGAATCTTGTACATCAATTGCATGTCTTATTCACAGAAAATATGACAATGCATTGTCAACGACCTATCAGGCGAATGGTAGTGACTTTGGAATTCATTATGGTTCGGGTAGTGTTGAAGGCTTTGTCTCTCGCGACAACCTCAAGATTAGTGACTTGGAAATCAAGGGTCAAGAGTTTGGTGAAGCGACGACTGAGCCTGGCCTAGCCTTTGCTTTTGGCAAGTTTGATGGTATCCTTGGTCTGGCATACGACACAATTAGTGTGAACAAGATTGTGCCACCGTTTTACAAAATGGTTGAGCAGAATCTGCTCGATGAAAACCTTTTCGCCTTCTATCTTGGTGAAAATGACTCGGAAGGTGGCGAAGCTACCTTTGGTGGCGTTGATACGGACAAATTTGAAGATCCCATCGTGTACGCACcagtgcgccgccgtggcTATTGGGAAGTGGCTCTCAACAAGGTTGGTTTCGGTGATGAAGAACTCGAGCTACCCAGAACAGGAGCTGCCATTGACACTGGCACGTCTCTGATTGCTATGCCATCGGCTGTAGCTGAGATTCTTAACAAGCAAATTGGCGCTAAGCGCAGCTGGACAGGCCAGTACAGTCTGGACTGCAGCAGAATACCGAGTCTTCCTTCACTTACGTTCTATCTCGATAATAAGCCATACACACTCGAGGGCAAAGACTACATCCTGAATATCCAAAACACGTGTATTTCGTCCTTCATGGGCATGGACCTGCCAGAACCAGTGGGCCCTTTGTGGATCATTGGCGACGTTTTCCTTCGCAAGTTTTATACCGTATACAACCTAGACAAGAATGCTGTAGGTTTTGCTAAGGCGGTGCACCGCCACCACTAA
- a CDS encoding dynein light chain roadblock-type, translated as MIQPDEDSVPDEAAQVLAQLTKHEHVRGCVALTAADQRVIWSGGVTFASEAKLAQVVHFVRDTLAVVQRHMDILEPDDDLGLMRIRTGKYELLITPSKSYLLVVMQDPSL; from the exons ATGATCCAGCCGGACGAAGACAGCGTGCCAGACGAGGCAGCGCAAGTCCTAGCGCAGTTGACGAAGCACGAGCACGTGCGTGGATGCGTTGCTCTTACGGCCGCCGACCAAAGAGTGATTTGGAGTGGCGGCGTGACCTTTGCATCAGAGGCGAAACTCGCACAGGTCGTGCATTTTGTGCGAGACACGCTGGCTGTGGTGCAGAGACATATGGACATACTCGAACCTGATGATGATCTAGGGCTTATGCGTATACGAACCGGCAAGTATGAACTTCTTATCACGCCCA GCAAATCCTATCTCTTAGTGGTAATGCAGGATCCATCACTTTAA
- a CDS encoding mitotic spindle assembly checkpoint protein MAD1, which translates to MAGAERDALPETISTPSHTSQRRNVAALASSLPLPSSRRVTTPHQAPPNDRRTPLAQGPLGGYRSLSRSKGTPMHDKLLGKRSFSSSSLQEQGGFSTPQPQGSKRPLVSSVLATAPRPTRVTSNEHDAFQTPLVQRQRHHGISPSPASDDYELQMLRSEYERRIQTEQHANQVMEVQMRSQLRELEALKCQRVEVLREWETERAMQQEKQRAWDKVRSETEAQLASLRADSLRLQSRNDELESQLSATARDAHTESVSIKSQLARLQTECELSTSQNESLSRTNEHLLARINELESAPLEKSAPSDEDAALFKDQLSQSLTTIQRLEAANVRLTSENKRLADASARIDVLRESNRGLEAKLTQLPKLQEALLEKDAELASLRDEQSRWISVLEHGIKTEEHAAFMAAAHASDQAPPQTAVPETLSPETLPAYISTLRGTVMGLYARIEGLGHSVEQMRTANLDLSRRAAQDSETETQLRKELHQKSDLLLRAQRQLDIQSDDLRRCKEVLESFEQEAQQGDTSYEATHQRRITGLEERIALLMAECDSLTQKLAESERVPPTANHPASEEALLVLEAQFRELEQHAQALSTENETLWLRVGRGEFNAERERCLVLTDNPVSRDLAVRTSTLEALRKENAGLLEQVEALHKQLTSAHLPAPATGTDAVVPLQTVDNLRAELTKLQETLQLKDKGMLRLKQVFTAQANLFREAVQSLFGYKIRFMENGKVKLTSAYAGSARGTTLVFRSDEGNVGEMKLQGEANDGLANVAHLRDYWLSDGIRHSVPCFLAALNLELYENTTQAIRSSFGADVEA; encoded by the coding sequence ATGGCTGGCGCGGAGCGCGATGCATTGCCAGAGACAATATCCACACCATCTCATACATCGCAGCGGCGGAATGTCGCGGCGCTTGCCTCGTCTTTGCCGCTGCCGTCGTCGAGACGCGTGACTACGCCTCATCAGGCGCCACCCAACGACCGCCGCACGCCGTTGGCGCAGGGCCCTTTGGGTGGCTACCGCTCCCTCTCGAGGTCGAAAGGCACACCGATGCACGATAAACTCCTAGGAAAGCGCAGCTTTTCGTCTTCGAGCCTGCAGGAGCAGGGTGGCTTTTCTACGCCTCAGCCCCAGGGTTCGAAGCGACCACTGGTGTCATCTGTGCTGGCCACCGCACCGCGTCCTACGCGAGTGACGTCCAACGAACATGATGCCTTCCAGACACCATTAGTGCAGCGGCAACGCCATCATGGTATATCTCCCTCGCCTGCCAGCGACGATTACGAATTGCAAATGCTGCGCTCCGAATATGAACGACGCATTCAGACGGAGCAGCATGCGAACCAGGTTATGGAAGTGCAGATGCGCTCTCAATTGCGCGAGCTCGAAGCACTCAAGTGTCAGCGTGTAGAAGTACTTCGTGAATGGGAGACAGAACGCGCAATGCAGCAAGAAAAACAGCGGGCGTGGGACAAGGTGCGGTCAGAGACGGAGGCACAACTCGCGTCACTGCGTGCGGACTCACTGCGACTCCAGTCCCGCAACGACGAGCTTGAGTCGCAGCTTAGCGCTACGGCCCGCGACGCGCACACCGAAAGCGTATCTATCAAGTCCCAGCTGGCACGACTCCAAACGGAATGCGAGCTGTCTACATCACAGAACGAGTCGCTTTCACGCACGAACGAGCATCTGCTCGCACGTATCAATGAATTGGAGTCTGCTCCGCTTGAGAAGTCCGCTCCCTCGGATGAAGATGCCGCGCTTTTCAAAGACCAGCTGAGTCAATCACTTACGACGATCCAGCGCCTCGAAGCGGCCAATGTACGCCTCACATCCGAAAATAAAAGACTGGCCGATGCCAGTGCGCGGATTGATGTTCTACGTGAATCAAATCGAGGACTCGAAGCCAaactcacgcagctgccgaAGCTGCAAGAAGCACTGCTCGAAAAAGACGCCGAGCTGGCCTCGTTGCGCGACGAGCAAAGTCGCTGGATCTCTGTGCTAGAACATGGCATCAAAACAGAGGAACATGCGGCATTCATGGCTGCCGCACACGCTAGTGATCAGGCCCCGCCACAGACGGCTGTACCTGAGACACTATCTCCTGAGACGCTCCCTGCCTACATTTCCACCCTGCGTGGCACCGTTATGGGTCTGTATGCACGTATAGAGGGCCTGGGTCATTCGGTCGAGCAGATGCGGACGGCAAATCTGGACCTGAGtcgccgcgctgcgcagGACTCGGAGACTGAAACCCAGCTGCGAAAAGAGCTCCATCAAAAGTCGGACCTActgctgcgtgcgcagcgtcaGCTCGACATTCAAAGTGACGATTTGAGGCGCTGCAAAGAAGTCCTGGAATCTTTTGAGCAAGAGGCACAGCAGGGCGACACATCATATGAAGCCACACATCAACGTCGCATCACAGGTCTCGAAGAGCGTATTGCTCTCCTGATGGCCGAATGTGACTCGCTCACGCAAAAGCTGGCCGAGTCGGAGCGAGTTCCACCTACCGCGAACCATCCAGCCTCAGAAGAGGCTTTGCTTGTCTTGGAGGCACAATTCCGTGAactcgagcagcacgcTCAGGCCCTTAGCACGGAAAATGAGACACTGTGGCTTCGGGTGGGGCGCGGCGAATTTAATGCCGAGCGTGAGAGATGCCTCGTCCTTACTGACAATCCCGTTTCACGAGACTTGGCTGTCCGCACATCAACATTAGAGGCCCTCAGAAAAGAGAATGCAGGCCTGCTAGAACAGGTCGAGGCATTGCACAAACAGCTCACTTCTGCCCATCTACCAGCTCCTGCTACAGGCACGGACGCGGTCGTGCCCCTTCAAACCGTGGATAACCTGCGTGCCGAATTGACCAAACTGCAAGAGACCCTACAGCTCAAGGACAAGGGAATGCTGCGTCTCAAGCAAGTGTTCACAGCCCAAGCCAATCTGTTTCGCGAAGCTGTACAGTCGCTCTTTGGCTACAAAATTCGATTTATGGAGAACGGCAAGGTCAAGCTGACATCTGCGTATGCTGGCAGTGCCCGAGGCACCACACTCGTGTTTCGCTCCGATGAGGGAAATGTGGGTGAGATGAAGCTACAAGGCGAAGCGAATGATGGCCTTGCAAACGTTGCACATCTACGCGACTACTGGCTCAGCGATGGCATCCGGCACAGCGTTCCGTGCTTCCTGGCCGCTCTGAACTTGGAGTTGTATGAAAATACAACCCAGGCGATCCGTAGCTCATTTGGCGCTGATGTGGAGGCGTAG
- a CDS encoding bZIP transcription factor, whose product MTMEPALYSTWTESSSGKPNIHSNMFDQIPIASMSPPSAPSDDDVSYSSSSAEKTWDEPSALFHLDFSSHEPTSGNMESALFAPPFDEPPTPFVQDRVAGTPHGSINPQVLMPKIKDEPDDEESKALELTLKLQKSDSSHTSTSFTAFTPMRLDASDTSSVDIKPIISSARLKSPSPDLDQENLRPSPEEYSRLSSKEKRQLRNKISARNFRNRRKEYITLLEEKLHERDSMIKQLQHQLSSLRLENGALHEELKVQRSRPVSTVDVSKLINALQRNAHSPSSRASSPDALDGARPSCSSPSNFALSNKDTHVSSGRPDSPSNGACWNRLAHMAMVA is encoded by the coding sequence ATGACGATGGAACCAGCATTGTACAGCACATGGACGGAATCAAGCTCAGGCAAGCCCAACATTCACTCCAATATGTTCGATCAAATTCCTATCGCTTCCATGTCGCCACCCTCAGCACCATCAGACGATGATGTCTCCTACTCGTCTTCCTCGGCGGAAAAGACTTGGGATGAGCCAAGCGCGCTCTTCCACCTCGACTTCTCGTCTCATGAGCCAACATCGGGAAATATGGAATCAGCTCTCTTCGCGCCACCCTTTGATGAGCCTCCGACACCCTTTGTCCAAGACAGAGTCGCGGGCACACCTCATGGCAGCATCAACCCGCAAGTGCTCATGCCCAAGATCAAGGATGAGCCTGATGACGAAGAATCAAAGGCCCTTGAGCTCACGCTCAAACTTCAGAAGAGTGACTCCTCGCATACATCCACCTCCTTCACAGCATTTACGCCCATGCGGCTCGATGCGTCCGATACCTCGTCTGTGGATATCAAGCCCATCATATCATCTGCGCGTCTAAAGAGCCCCTCTCCTGACCTGGATCAGGAGAACCTCCGACCTTCCCCTGAGGAATACAGCAGACTGTCAAGTAAGGAAAAGCGGCAGCTGCGAAATAAGATCAGTGCAAGAAACTTCCGCAATCGCCGGAAAGAGTATATTacgctgctcgaggagAAACTTCATGAGCGCGATTCGATGATTAAACAGCTCCAGCATCAATTGTCGTCCCTTCGCCTAGAAAATGGTGCCCTGCATGAAGAACTCAAGGTCCAGCGGTCACGTCCCGTGTCCACGGTGGATGTGTCCAAGCTTATCAACGCACTGCAACGAAACGCTCACTCTCCGTCGTCGAGGGCATCATCGCCCGACGCGCTGGATGGAGCGCGGCCGTCCTGCTCGTCTCCGTCTAACTTCGCGCTTTCCAACAAGGATACCCACGTCTCGAGTGGACGACCTGACTCGCCATCTAATGGTGCCTGTTGGAACCGCCTGGCACATATGGCCATGGTCGCCTAG
- a CDS encoding tubulin-specific chaperone A has protein sequence MGSDVQTEKRQLTIKTGVVQRLNKELGLYKQEADEQAVRVKDYVDQGRDEWDIRKQEEILRDCEQMIPDTTRRLKDATTELHTYMTGVSEAARQTDEWHKADKALAAVP, from the exons ATGGGTAGCGACGTGCAGACAGAAAAGCGGCAGCTCACGATCAAGACAGGCGTCGTACAGCG ATTGAACAAGGAACTGGGTCTGTACAAACAAGAGGCCGATGAGCAGGCTGTGCGCGTGAAAGACTATGTCGACCAAGGCAGGGACGAGTGGGACATCAGGAAGCAG GAGGAAATTTTGCGGGACTGCGAGCAAATGATTCCAGACACAACGCGTCGACTCAAGGATGCCACGACGGAACTCCACACCTACATG ACCGGTGTTAGCGAAGCAGCTAGGCAGACAGACGAGTGGCACAAAGCTGATAAGGCCCTGGCTGCCGTGCCGTAG